Within bacterium, the genomic segment CACCTTCGAGTCTGGCTTCATAAGGCCCTTCTCGTACTTTGCAAGCGCAGCGTGCGAGACCAGCCCGCCCATCTCCCCAGATAGGCCCCGCAGCGACAGACCTCGCAGGGTACGCCCCCGCCGAAGCCGTTCGCCAAACCGCTCGTTCAGGTCTGTGTTGTTGGTCTGGGTGGTCGTTGTCATCGTTCAGCCCCCTTGCTGGTTTACAGATACCACTAATGAGCGCGGTTCTGTCAACCATAATGCTCGGTAGGACACCATTTCTGTGTCCCTGTCCCGATCTCGGCGACTGCTCGTCGGACTTGTCGGCTACAGCGCAGTTGATGAGGGGGAAACGGCATCTAAAGGCCCCCTAGTCGGCTTCCAAGAGTGCTCGGAAGCCTCTGCTTGCTTCCAGCCATCTGCTCGCAGCAGCAGTGATGGTGTCGGGTGAAACTGGTGACCAATCCTGCCGGAAGGGTGAGCTTGCGCGTGCGAATACTGAAAGTGATTCATGGGTACCCGATGCGGTACAATGCGGGGTCGGAGGTTTACTCACAGACGATCTGTCGAGCCTTGGCGGATTCCCACGAGGTACGGGTCTTCACGCGGGAGGAGGATCCCCTCCGTCCAGACTTCGAGGTTCGCCAGGAAACAGACCCCACGGACAGCCGGGTGCTTCTTCATTTGGTGAACAACCCCAGGCACCGGGATCGGTACCGCGTCACGGACATCGATGTTCGCTTCGGAAGCCTCCTTGATGACTTTCAACCTGACATTGTGCATGTCGGCCATCTGAACCACCTTTCCACCTCTTTGGTGAACGAGGCTGTGTCTCGGGCCATTGCTGTCGTAATGACGCTTCACGACTACTGGCTCATGTGCCCCCGTGGTCAGTTCATGCAGATGTTCCCGGAATCGAAGGGCGAGACTTGGGCAGCGTGCGATGGACAGGAGGACCGTAAGTGCGCCGAACGGTGCTACGCCCGGTACTTCAGTGGTGCCCCAGAGGAACAACCAACAGACATCGAGCATTGGGCTGACTGGGTCGGACGGAGAATGCAGCACGTTCGCTCGCTGACAGATAGTATCGACACCTTCATCGCTCCCGCCCATTATCTTGCCCGGAAGTTCGAGAAGGACTTCGGTCTGCCAGCGTCGAGGATACGTTACCTCGACTACGGCTTTGATCTCAAACGGTTCACCGGCAGGCAGCGGACTCAGGGCGAACCCTTTACATTCGGCTACATCGGAACACACACAGCACCGAAAGGCATTCACCTGCTGCTCAAGGCGTTCGCCTCGGTGGAACCCCCAGTCCGGTTGCGCATCTGGGGCCGGGATACAGGCGCTGTTACTGACAGCCTGAAGCGTCTGGTCGAGTCATTTGGTGAGGGCGCTCAAGAGCGGGTAGAATGGCTTCCTGAGTACCGGAACGAAGAGATCATAGATCAGGTCTTCAACAAGATCGACGCACTCGTGGTACCTTCGATTTGGGTCGAAAACTCTCCCTTGGTCATACACGAAGCGCAGCAGGCCCGTGTACCTGTCATCACCGCAAATGTGGGTGGGATGGCCGAATACGTAAAGCACGAGGTGAACGGGCTCCTGTTTGACTTCCGAAATGTTGATTCGCTTGCGGAACAGATGCAACGTCTTGCTTCGGAAAAGGAGTTGGCGCGGCGACTTGGGCATCGAGGCTATCTGAATGATCCGAAGGGAAACATCCCTTCCATCGAGGATCACGTCAGGGAACTTGAAGGCATCTATCGAGATGCAATTCGGCGACGCGATTCACACGAAGTCAGCCACTCAAAAGGTCCCTGGCGCATCACCTTTGATACCAATCCAGACACCTGCAACCTGCATTGCATCATGTGCGAGGAACACTCGCCCCACAGCCCGCTGCAAAAGGAACGGAAGGAAGCGGGGCGTCCTCCAAGAATCATGCCTTTTGAGATGATAGAGCGCGTAATTGCAGAGGCCGCTCCCAACGGACTGAAAGAGGTCATTCCCTCTACGATGGGTGAACCTCTGCTCTACGACCATTTCGAGGGCATCATCGATCTCTGCCAGCGTTACGGCGTGAAGCTGAACCTGACCACGAACGGCACCTTCCCGCGACTCGGAGCCAAGCGCTGGGCCGAGTTGGTTTGTCCAGTCGGCTCTGATGTGAAGATCTCCTGGAACGGCGCGACAAAGGCGACCGAGGAGTCGATCATGATCGGGGCTCGCTGGGAGAAGGTTCTAGAGAACGTCAGGGAGTTTATCGCCATTCGCGATCGGATTGCCGAGAATGGAGGCAACCGTTGCCGGGTAACCTTCCAACTCACATTTCTCGATGCAAACGTACATGAGCTGGCGGATATTGTACGACTGGCGGTGGACCTGGGGATTGATCGCGTGAAGGGGCATCACCTGTGGGCGCACTTCGAGGAGATCAAGGGGCAGTCGATGAGACGAACGCCCGAGTCAATCAATCGATGGAACCATGCTGTTTCGGAGGCGTTCGCTGCTGCGCAGGAACGTACACTACCAAACGGACAGCAAATTCTGTTGGAAAACATCTACCCACTAAGCAGGGACGCGGTTGAGGACATCGCACCTGGTGGCCCCTGCCCCTTTCTTGGACAAGAGGCGTGGATCAGTGCCGTTGGCAGATTCGACCCCTGCTGTGCTCCAGATGCTCAGCGGCGGACACTTGGCGACTTTGGCGAGTTGAACGGTCAGGGCATCATGGATATATGGCGCGGCCAGCCCTATCGTGAGCTTCTCGAAAACTACAGGAGTCACTCCCTTTGTCGGGGCTGCAACATGAGGAAACCTGTCAAGGAGGCCGGTGAGCCATGACTTGGAGGGACTTGATCGTAGCCCCGAATCAAACGCATCATCTTCGTCATGGAGAGCCTGCTTACGAAAGGCGATTCGATGAGGTCTTGAAGTTCCATTCACCGGGCCTCGCCCCGGTTCGTGCGAGTAAGGAAGCTTGGCACATTCGCCCCGACGGGTCTGATGCTTACTCTAATCGATTTCGACGGGCGTTCGGATTCTACGAAGACCTCGCGGCGGTGGATTCTGGCTCTGGATGGTTTCACATCAATGCGGTAGGTAGCCAAGCCTATGAAGTGAGTTTCGCGTGGTGCGGCAATTTCCAGGAAGGCCGATGTGCAGTGCGGTGCTTGAGTGGGAAGTACGGCCATATCAATCGCGATGGAGTCTTCACAACAGACCCCGAGTGGAACTATGCGGGCGACTTTCGAGATGGTGTTGCCGTCATCCAGAACAACAGCGGCAAGTGCACGCACGTAACCCAGGACGGCAGCCTTTTGCACAACGCTTGGTTCGAGGATCTGGACGTCTTCCACAAGGGATTCGCACGGGCTCGCGATGAGCATGGCTGGATGCATATCAACACAGACGGGCAGGCGCTGTACGCACGTCGCTTTGCGCTCGTAGAGCCATTCTACAACGGCCAAGCCAGGATCGAACGGTTCGATGGAGCCCGCGAAGTGGTGAATGAGCGCGGCAAGTGCATCGTGGAACTCTGTCCCCCTCGACGCTCGGAGTTCGCTGTATTGTCTGAAGATCTCGTTGGCTACTGGAAGACAGAGGCGATCGCCACTGCCGTTGAGCTTGGTGTAGTGGATGCTCTTCCCGCAAGGTCCGAGGATATCGCGGGGAAGCTAGGCCTGCGACAGGATCGACTCCACCGACTTCTCATGGGACTCGGAGAGTTGGGTATGGTGGTGGTGTCAGGCGAGCAATGGGCCCTTACGGCGAAGGGAAGTTATCTTCGTCGTGATCATCCTTCTTCGTTGTCCGAGGCCGCCGCAGAGTACAGCACGTTGCTCAGGGAACCGTGGCAGTGTCTCCGGACGGCGATGCAGTCACATTCAGAATGGCAGCCTCCAGATATCTTTCATTCTGTTGCAAACGATGAAGAGCGCCTGGCCCCGCATCACAGGATGCTGAGCAGCTATGCTGATCATGACTATGCTCAAGTTCCGCCGCTCCTTGGCCTTGAGGGTAACGAGCGTGTCATCGATGCAGGCGGGGGAACTGGTGCGCTTGCGCGGCAACTTCTGAAAGTCCACCCGTCGCTTCACTGTACGCTTCTGGATTTGCCAAACGTTATCGAGGCCGCAAAGAGGCAGCCGGGGCCCGGTAGTGGTCTTCACTACTGCTCTTGTGACCTGTTTGAGGCCTGGCCCATTACTGCGGACGCCGTGGTTTTGGCACGGGTGCTTCATGACTGGGACGACGAAAATGCGGTGCAAATCCTGCGCAACGCGAGACGGTCGCTGGAGACGAAAGGCAGGCTCTTCGTTATCGAGATGATCCGTCCTGACGAGGGGTTCGGAGGTTCCCTTTGCGATCTCCACCTTCTGGCTGTGACCGGCGGACAAGAGCGCACTCGGGAGGAGTTCGCGGATCTTCTCGATCGATCAGGATTCTCGCTGAAGGAGGTTCGTTCGACTTCGTCAGTCGTTTCAGTTCTGGTAGGCACTGCAAAATGACTTCTGATGTTCTCCCCGACCACGTGCATACCACCCTGAGGGCAATCCTTGATCTGCCAAGAACTTGTCCTGTGGCGGTGCTGTTGCGGCACGCCGAACGTGGCCCCATCCTACAGGGAGAAGTTGGGATGGAGGTCCTGCTTACCGATGCTGGATTTCGTGAAGCCCAGGAACTTGGACGTCAAATCGGTCAGAGGATAGTCGGTATAGATTCGAGTCCGGTTGAACGATGTATGCAAACCAGTAGAGCCATGTTGGAAGGAGCTTCAGGAAGTGTGGCTATCAGCCAGAGTAGTCTGCTTGGAGACCCTGGAGTCTTCGTTGTCGATGGTGAGAAGGCGTTCGAGAACTGGGTGCGATTCGGGAACGACGGAGTGATGAAGCGAATCTGCACACAAGATGAACCACTTCCAGGTATGGCCGATCCCCAGAAGGCAGCAGCGCGGTTGTTGGATCACATTTCCGCAACGATTCATGGCAAGGCTGGTGTGCACCTTTTCGTTACCCACGATGTGATCCTCGCGGGGTTCGTTGGAAGGCTACTTGGAGTGAACCCGGAGCAGGACGCGTTTCCTCGCTACCTTGAGGGGGCGGTTACTTGGCAGGTGGGTGATGAGGTCCAAATTCGCTACCGAGATAGTCTGGTGCTTCGGCCTTCGCGCTAGCATTCTTCATTTCCAATTTTCTCCAGCAGGTGAGCAGCGCCTTCCCTCGCCCCCTCGGGATGGATTGCCAGGTCCACGTGGGTGAAAATGGGGCTTGCGACTTGGGTTTGAAGCCTCCTTTCGGTGCCCAGGAAGGCGACCTGGTCAGCGTACTCCATGACCCAGACGTTGGCGGCGTCTTCCTCGCATTGCACAAAGTGGAGCTTCCTCTTGAGCTGGGAGCTGAGCTTGCCTTCGAGATAGCAGGTGACGAGTTGGAAGTCCGCCTGACCACCCCAAAGGTAAGCTCCGCCGAATCCGGTGAAAGCGTACCTGCGTCTTGCGGCCCGCAGGCGTTTCTCCAGGGCCGACATCGCCTGTTGCCCTGACTTGCTTGGGATCACGCCTTTCAGGATGTTCCCGCATGGCGGGGTGTAAGCCTCACGCCATGCACTCAGGAGTGTGTCGGGCTCTGGGACGCGAATGGTTCTTCCCTCGCACTCGATCAAATCTTTCTCGCGAAGACGCTCCAGGATGCGGCTCATGTGCCCGCTGTCCACGCCAGTAGCCTCTCCGATCTCGCGTGCAGTCCATTCTCTACCGGAATGGAGAAGAAGCCAGTGGACGACGCGTGAACTCGTGGGTGCGAAGAGGTTCTTCTTTCGCCCCGGAGTTCGCTTCTCCGACTTGGTGCCCTCGATGATCACGTGGACTTGGGGACGATTTATGATGCTGGCGGTCCCCTCGGTAAGTTCCTGCCAATCGACTTCCTGAGCGTTGTGGAGCGCCGCGCCGACTGGGCTCCAATCTTCAACCACAAGAGGTGGCCGGGCTTCGGCCTCAGTGGGAACATCCGAGGCGTCGTTCTGTGGGGTGCCGTTCGATTCACTCGCATCGGTCGCCAGCGCCCTCAGGATGTCGCCAATCCACGCCGGAGCGTAGCGCACATCGTCCAGGAGTTCCCGGCGATCATCAGGGCTGACTTTCTCTCGAAGCCGATTGATCAAGGCTTCATCGACTTGATTCCTTCCCAAGTGATCAAGGGCATGGATGATCAACCCGCTCAGCTTTCCGGCGGTAGAAATGGCGCGGGAGCTTCGATTCTTCAGTACGATCTGCTGGTTGCCGACCTGAACGGTTCTGGATCTGCCATCGGTGAGGAAGACGATCTTCGCTGGGACCTGATCGGAGAGACCGAGCAAGTTCGCGGCGTAAGCGCCTGTTGGCTGTAAGCGTATGCCGTCTCGCGATTGGAGAGCCTTCGCGACCGCCTCGGGTGAAGGTGAAAGCGTCCCCAACTTCGGGTGCTCCCTGGGCACATCATAAAGGCCGCGAGCCAGCCGACGGATCAGTCCTTCCCTTTCTGC encodes:
- a CDS encoding glycosyltransferase, giving the protein MRILKVIHGYPMRYNAGSEVYSQTICRALADSHEVRVFTREEDPLRPDFEVRQETDPTDSRVLLHLVNNPRHRDRYRVTDIDVRFGSLLDDFQPDIVHVGHLNHLSTSLVNEAVSRAIAVVMTLHDYWLMCPRGQFMQMFPESKGETWAACDGQEDRKCAERCYARYFSGAPEEQPTDIEHWADWVGRRMQHVRSLTDSIDTFIAPAHYLARKFEKDFGLPASRIRYLDYGFDLKRFTGRQRTQGEPFTFGYIGTHTAPKGIHLLLKAFASVEPPVRLRIWGRDTGAVTDSLKRLVESFGEGAQERVEWLPEYRNEEIIDQVFNKIDALVVPSIWVENSPLVIHEAQQARVPVITANVGGMAEYVKHEVNGLLFDFRNVDSLAEQMQRLASEKELARRLGHRGYLNDPKGNIPSIEDHVRELEGIYRDAIRRRDSHEVSHSKGPWRITFDTNPDTCNLHCIMCEEHSPHSPLQKERKEAGRPPRIMPFEMIERVIAEAAPNGLKEVIPSTMGEPLLYDHFEGIIDLCQRYGVKLNLTTNGTFPRLGAKRWAELVCPVGSDVKISWNGATKATEESIMIGARWEKVLENVREFIAIRDRIAENGGNRCRVTFQLTFLDANVHELADIVRLAVDLGIDRVKGHHLWAHFEEIKGQSMRRTPESINRWNHAVSEAFAAAQERTLPNGQQILLENIYPLSRDAVEDIAPGGPCPFLGQEAWISAVGRFDPCCAPDAQRRTLGDFGELNGQGIMDIWRGQPYRELLENYRSHSLCRGCNMRKPVKEAGEP
- a CDS encoding histidine phosphatase family protein is translated as MTSDVLPDHVHTTLRAILDLPRTCPVAVLLRHAERGPILQGEVGMEVLLTDAGFREAQELGRQIGQRIVGIDSSPVERCMQTSRAMLEGASGSVAISQSSLLGDPGVFVVDGEKAFENWVRFGNDGVMKRICTQDEPLPGMADPQKAAARLLDHISATIHGKAGVHLFVTHDVILAGFVGRLLGVNPEQDAFPRYLEGAVTWQVGDEVQIRYRDSLVLRPSR
- a CDS encoding methyltransferase domain-containing protein, producing the protein MTWRDLIVAPNQTHHLRHGEPAYERRFDEVLKFHSPGLAPVRASKEAWHIRPDGSDAYSNRFRRAFGFYEDLAAVDSGSGWFHINAVGSQAYEVSFAWCGNFQEGRCAVRCLSGKYGHINRDGVFTTDPEWNYAGDFRDGVAVIQNNSGKCTHVTQDGSLLHNAWFEDLDVFHKGFARARDEHGWMHINTDGQALYARRFALVEPFYNGQARIERFDGAREVVNERGKCIVELCPPRRSEFAVLSEDLVGYWKTEAIATAVELGVVDALPARSEDIAGKLGLRQDRLHRLLMGLGELGMVVVSGEQWALTAKGSYLRRDHPSSLSEAAAEYSTLLREPWQCLRTAMQSHSEWQPPDIFHSVANDEERLAPHHRMLSSYADHDYAQVPPLLGLEGNERVIDAGGGTGALARQLLKVHPSLHCTLLDLPNVIEAAKRQPGPGSGLHYCSCDLFEAWPITADAVVLARVLHDWDDENAVQILRNARRSLETKGRLFVIEMIRPDEGFGGSLCDLHLLAVTGGQERTREEFADLLDRSGFSLKEVRSTSSVVSVLVGTAK
- a CDS encoding winged helix DNA-binding protein, which codes for MINRLREKVSPDDRRELLDDVRYAPAWIGDILRALATDASESNGTPQNDASDVPTEAEARPPLVVEDWSPVGAALHNAQEVDWQELTEGTASIINRPQVHVIIEGTKSEKRTPGRKKNLFAPTSSRVVHWLLLHSGREWTAREIGEATGVDSGHMSRILERLREKDLIECEGRTIRVPEPDTLLSAWREAYTPPCGNILKGVIPSKSGQQAMSALEKRLRAARRRYAFTGFGGAYLWGGQADFQLVTCYLEGKLSSQLKRKLHFVQCEEDAANVWVMEYADQVAFLGTERRLQTQVASPIFTHVDLAIHPEGAREGAAHLLEKIGNEEC